The segment GAACTAACGTTAACGATACGAGCTCCCTGAGGAGAGGGTCTCATCAACGGTATCATAGCTTTGATCATGTTTTTGGTTCCGTGGTAATTAGTAGATACAACCGTCTCAGCAAACTCAACAGAGTTATCTGAGCCAAGATTGTAGTTGACACCTGCGTTGTTCacctgaatatatatatataataacaacaGTCACACAAACTGCATATTCAAGACAGAAGAACTATCCTCTGAATCCATAAGGATGATCTTACGAGAATATCAAGACCTCCAAATGTTTGTTTAATCCAGCAACCAAACTCTTTAATCGAGGAAGAGTCCGTGACATCAAGCTGATGGAAATCAACCTTGAGACCTTCTTCTTGGTGCCTCAAGGAAGTAACTGCTTCGACACCAGCATTGACGTTTCTGGCTGTAAGAACAACGGTCAATCCGTGGCTAGCGAGCTGTCTCGCGATCTCGAGTCCGATACCTCGGTTTGAACCAGTCACCACTGCTACATTGTCAGAAGACCACCATCTACACCATATCAATTCAAAAGCCTAATCACAAGCTAATTCAAGAAGAAGAGTGATACTGAACACAACACTCAATCTCTATCTCCATAAACCCTTCAACCACTTTAACAACTTAACATAGTTAAAACACTACAGAGAAGCTAGACATTTTGAGAGTTAACACAATGCTTGTGAAAACTGAGATTGATACCTCTGGTGGTCAGAGTAAGGGATGGTTCGAAGGAGAGAGATCTCCTGCATCCTCTTCTCCCTTCTCTCCCGCGCTTTCTCCTTGTTCGTCATGCCgccttcttctcttcctccctCGCTCTCGTCGTACTGAAGGTGTAAAAGTTTCTCGTAGTCCTGTCCgtagcaaataaaaaaaaaacattttaacatTTAGCCGTCAGCTCTTCAATATTTACGAATGAATACCTTTAACTTCTTTTGAAACCACATACTGGCCCAAAACCTTTTAATCAAACTATTTAGTCCCATTATCTTGTTTTTTAAATGTTCAATAAATCGGTAAGCGGTAACTAGGCGCTTTATAAAGAAGTAGCAACTATCCAGAATTTAGATAGGTCTaagcattaaaaaaaatattatttttatatatttcgcatttatataaaatatttttagttttttttatttaattataaaattattatgatgaattatcaaaactatacatacaaaacaaaagaaattagaCAAATATGCAGACTTatactaattttattattttttaatatatgtagaCTAGTTtagataaatttaaattaatttataacaaTTTAAACTGATATGAATTGTATAAATCAGATTTTAGAAAAATCGTTTCGGAGGAAACTAAATTGTAGTCTAGATCGATTTTTAtagtctaatttttttaatactttggAGGTAATTCGGACTTTATGTCTGATTAATTTCTAAGTCAGGCACCGCCGTTAATAATAACCTGCTCTCTTAATAAAAAACGAACTATGCGCACAGTAAAACCGAATCCAAATGCTAAACACAAGTAGGCAATCTTATAACCTTATTAATCAAACTATCTAACCTTTTAAATATCTTATGAAAACAAATTTCTTTAGAATTTTTCTaagctttttaaaatttattttatcttagtgAATTTGATGTTTAACAATCTATGTCGGTCATCAAATCATCTTACCgtaaatatttagtattttattttgtggaaCGAGAACATGAAAGAGGATAATTAATGACGAAAGCGATGATGTCATTGGCTACACTTGTCAAGTAGAACGAAAGCTAGTGTCCTACGTCTCTCTGCGCTTCCTTTTACAGGAGGATAGGAGCCCGTTATCGTTCCCACGATAAATAGATAACACTCTCGAATCGTTCCTCGTGGGTCACTTTATTAAACTAATAACTAGGATCGAAGAGAGAAAAACTTCACTAATCTTTCCGACACATCGGAGA is part of the Raphanus sativus cultivar WK10039 chromosome 5, ASM80110v3, whole genome shotgun sequence genome and harbors:
- the LOC130495273 gene encoding uncharacterized protein LOC130495273: MTNKEKARERREKRMQEISLLRTIPYSDHQRWWSSDNVAVVTGSNRGIGLEIARQLASHGLTVVLTARNVNAGVEAVTSLRHQEEGLKVDFHQLDVTDSSSIKEFGCWIKQTFGGLDILVNNAGVNYNLGSDNSVEFAETVVSTNYHGTKNMIKAMIPLMRPSPQGARIVNVSSRLGRVYGRRNRLANVELRDQLSNPDSLTEELIDRTVSTFIDQVKDGTWESGGWPQTFTDYSMSKLAVNAYTRMMAKELSTRQEGEKIYVNSFCPGWVKTAMTGFAGNMSPEDAADTGVWLSLVLSQEAVTGKFFAERREINF